One genomic window of Corticium candelabrum chromosome 21, ooCorCand1.1, whole genome shotgun sequence includes the following:
- the LOC134196231 gene encoding serine/threonine-protein phosphatase 6 regulatory subunit 3-like → MSLLGGGMFWRFNMHAGAAIDGLLDREDCTLTDLLNEDDVLQECKANNRKLIDFLIDQKVMEEMVHLVVTEPEEDPDGKFKYKHSSMACNLLTSDVIQIVDKLASETSLLDQLWSFLDTDKSLNALLAAYFSKVIATLLKAKTEIMLEYIRGKANAIQLFLDHIDTSAIMDLVLVLTSCSEVPEQKAELMLWLEEERLIPRLVDLIDPSVDEARQSNASQTLCEMLRMCRENGLLQPADVNQPDHLLCMLEDPSLVSQLLSNMLKSSDTYYPLILGITYILTLLEPRSQVSEDSPLGFTIFVPEKSVPAATNAGAIVEVIIPFLPKFHQMLESPASMLPVELTIGTLDPPFGNARLQIVRLIVALLVTDVPDVYTQLAQLNTLKVLLDLFFHYDLNNFLHLQVELAVKTVLSSPVALDNNDSDHNTSLFASLFQDCRLLQRIVLAGEEDVLSQNQRGARRKGYMGHLNQIAADILKEGDVQPRIKAAIEELTEEDHQLWTDFVMGPYAEVRRKNDMDLGGKRPLMSSFDESGEEDDFSTPTFNRQGNAQDSSLAQEYTHYQMQQMSSEFVESFGLDDEEFPTSEESTAAKFDRIQYFDFSIPSEEDNSGAALFEACCHERIQPYGELDEDEVWQEKELTYAETPTQERMATGRMANTAHYGNTSSEDEAFCHDEREVNNQSDRSFSTHITITPSKDEPDDDDMEIEFEMMNWPQKSEDDSSRDQQIAIDADIPDWAREPITAQQEAGWADFDNLGDSPFDNDIAMMSSAQQSPSSSKYTAELAEELMGKVDDTDQGNGEVGTDDESDESDDRSGSYCFVTEEEGGEALYNNPENHSPITTSNHSEQDDEADAELVEVNIEMVNDITDDHIDSHNPSTKDSQNADALNDLPDSRPTSTSGTEATPCAISTSEDMGPMVEARQTPDDDNLVQNYTFLSNSGMMKTADSVSSDAQEEKIGDSQGVSGNRDIEQAREKARQAMDLYDTHRVSNETDTN, encoded by the coding sequence ATGAGCTTACTTGGTGGCGGCATGTTTTGGAGATTCAACATGCATGCCGGTGCGGCCATTGACGGCCTTTTGGACAGAGAGGACTGCACTTTGACTGATCTCCTCAATGAGGATGATGTTCTTCAAGAGTGCAAggcaaacaacagaaaactgATTGATTTTCTTATCGATCAGAAAGTCATGGAAGAGATGGTACATCTGGTTGTCACAGAACCAGAGGAGGATCCCGATGGCAAATTTAAATACAAGCATTCAAGCATGGCCTGTAATCTTCTCACCTCGGATGTCATCCAGATTGTTGACAAGCTAGCAAGTGAGACAAGTCTCTTAGATCAATTGTGGTCATTTCTTGACACAGACAAGAGTCTCAATGCTCTTTTGGCAGCGTATTTTAGCAAAGTCATTGCCACGTTGCTGAAGGCAAAAACGGAAATAATGTTGGAATATATTCGAGGTAAAGCCAATGCAATTCAACTGTTTCTAGATCATATTGATACATCAGCAATTATGGATCTTGTGCTTGTTCTGACGTCTTGCTCTGAGGTTCCTGAACAGAAAGCTGAGCTCATGTTGTGGCTGGAGGAAGAGAGACTGATTCCACGTCTTGTAGATCTCATTGATCCTTCAGTAGATGAAGCCAGACAGAGTAATGCATCACAGACACTGTGTGAAATGCTTAGAATGTGTAGAGAGAATGGACTTCTTCAGCCAGCTGATGTGAATCAACCAGATCACCTTCTGTGCATGCTTGAAGATCCATCCCTTGTTTCTCAGCTGCTGTCCAACATGTTAAAGTCATCAGATACTTATTATCCTCTCATCCTTGGCATCACCTACATCCTCACTCTCCTTGAGCCACGGTCTCAAGTCTCAGAGGATAGTCCGTTAGGATTCACTATCTTTGTTCCTGAAAAATCTGTGCCTGCTGCCACAAATGCGGGTGCTATCGTTGAAGTTATTATTCCTTTTCTTCCTAAATTTCACCAGATGTTGGAGTCTCCAGCTAGCATGCTTCCCGTGGAGCTAACCATTGGGACACTTGATCCTCCTTTTGGTAATGCAAGGCTGCAAATTGTGAGGCTTATTGTAGCTCTTTTAGTCACAGATGTTCCAGATGTTTACACACAGCTGGCCCAGCTGAATACATTGAAAGTGCTTCTGGATCTCTTTTTTCATTATGATCTCAATAACTTTTTACATCTCCAGGTAGAGCTGGCAGTCAAGACTGTCCTATCATCTCCTGTAGCATTGGACAACAATGATTCTGACCACAACACATCATTGTTTGCTTCGCTCTTTCAAGATTGTCGACTTCTCCAGCGTATTGTCTTAGCGGGTGAGGAAGATGTTCTCTCACAGAACCAGCGAGGAGCAAGAAGGAAGGGCTACATGGGTCACCTAAATCAGATTGCTGCTGATATATTGAAGGAAGGCGATGTGCAGCCAAGAATCAAGGCAGCCATTGAAGAGTTGACTGAAGAGGATCACCAACTGTGGACGGACTTTGTTATGGGACCATATGCAGAAGTACGCCGGAAGAATGATATGGATCTTGGAGGCAAACGTCCACTCATGTCTTCCTTTGACGAATCTGGTGAGGAAGATGATTTTTCAACGCCCACATTTAATAGGCAAGGGAATGCGCAAGACTCAAGTTTAGCACAAGAATACACACACTACCAGATGCAGCAGATGAGTAGTGAGTTTGTTGAGTCGTTTGGACTTGACGACGAAGAGTTCCCAACATCTGAGGAGTCGACAGCAGCAAAATTTGATCGAATACAGTATTTCGACTTCTCCATTCCTTCAGAAGAAGACAACTCCGGAGCTGCCCTATTTGAAGCTTGCTGTCATGAAAGAATTCAACCATATGGTGAGTTGGATGAAGATGAAGTTTGGCAAGAGAAGGAACTAACATATGCAGAGACGCCAACTCAAGAAAGGATGGCAACCGGACGAATGGCAAACACAGCTCATTATGGAAATACGAGTAGTGAAGATGAAGCATTTTGTCATGATGAAAGAGAGGTTAACAATCAGAGTGACAGATCTTTTTCTACACATATTACTATCACACCAAGCAAGGATGAacctgatgatgatgatatggAAATCGAATTTGAGATGATGAATTGGCCTCAAAAGAGTGAAGATGACAGCAGTCGAGATCAACAAATTGCCATAGATGCTGACATCCCAGATTGGGCACGAGAGCCAATTACTGCTCAACAGGAAGCAGGATGGGCTGATTTTGATAATCTAGGCGATTCACCCTTTGATAATGATATAGCAATGATGTCGTCAGCACAGCAGTCGCCGTCTTCTTCAAAGTACACTGCAGAACTAGCAGAGGAACTGATGGGAAAGGTAGATGACACAGATCAGGGTAATGGTGAAGTAGGAACAGATGATGAATCAGATGAATCAGATGATCGGAGTGGAAGTTACTGTTTTGTCACTGAAGAGGAAGGAGGTGAGGCTCTATACAACAATCCAGAGAATCATTCACCCATAACAACCAGCAACCATTCAGAGCAAGATGATGAAGCTGATGCAGAATTAGTTGAAGTTAACATAGAGATGGTCAATGACATCACGGATGATCATATAGATTCACATAATCCAAGCACAAAAGATAGTCAAAATGCAGATGCATTGAATGACCTACCAGATTCAAGACCAACATCTACTAGTGGCACTGAAGCAACACCGTGTGCCATATCAACAAGTGAGGACATGGGCCCTATGGTTGAAGCAAGACAAACCCCTGATGATGACAACTTAGTACAAAACTACACTTTTCTTTCGAATAGTGGAATGATGAAGACGGCAGATAGCGTGTCCAGTGATGCACAGGAGGAAAAAATTGGGGACTCACAAGGGGTTAGTGGGAATAGAGATATTGAACAGGCTAGGGAGAAGGCTAGACAAGCAATGGACTTGTATGACACTCACAGGGTTAGCAATGAAACTGACACTAACTAG
- the LOC134196499 gene encoding uncharacterized protein LOC134196499, with protein sequence MTWVLREGKPTDVPALLALFKELAIAQKFDVGVVKQQEEDLLRDGFGDTKYYLFDVIEQKSDGDSANARPKLIGYCLYFLSYSSTGGRMMYIEDLYVNSEYRRTGIGKAMMKKVAKLANELGCCKIGWSCLDDNTEALAFYGSIGGKAMEQLTRIRIDREGIRNIVSNFVQLSSEVNIRIGTQEDVQAVCCLIKKLTIEGGRDASSIKVSENELIQDGFLEPKFFYLIIAERTSENLLEKEVVGFSLYTFSYSTWEGPLIYFEDLYVKKTHRRKKIATGIMKKLAEFAQEHNCCRIAWNCPKDAVAALKFFEQFGVVRLPFWKKMYLDRPAIANLLS encoded by the exons ATGACTTGGGTTTTGCGGGAAGGAAAGCCTACTGACGTTCCAGCTTTGCTCGCTTTGTTCAAG GAACTTGCAATCGCTCAGAAGTTTGACGTCGGTGTTGTAAAACAGCAAGAAGAAG ATCTGTTGAGAGACGGATTTGGTGACACAAAGTATTACTTATTTGACGTTATTGAACAGAAAAGTGATG GAGATTCTGCAAATGCAAGACCGAAACTGATTGGATATTGTTTGTACTTCTTGAGTTACTCCAGCACAGGAGGCAGAATGATGTATATTGAAGATCTTTATGTAAATTCTGAATATCGAA GAACAGGTATTGGAAAAGCAATGATGAAGAAAGTTGCTAAG TTAGCAAACGAGTTGGGTTGCTGTAAGATAGGATGGAGCTGCTTGGATGACAACACGGAAGCTCTAGCATTTTATGGTAGTATTGGTGGTAAAGCTATGGAGCAGTTGACTCGGATAAGAATTGACAGAGAGGGTATTAGAAACATTGTGTCAAACTTTGTCCAACTTTCTTCTGAAGTGAACATTCGCATTGGTACTCAAGAAGATGTACaagctgtttgttgtcttattAAG AAGTTGACTATTGAGGGAGGTCGTGATGCAAGTTCTATCAAAGTATCTGAAAACG AGCTTATTCAGGATGGGTTCTTGGAACCTAAGTTTTTCTACTTGATCATAGCAGAGAGGACGTCTGAAA ATTTACTGGAGAAAGAGGTTGTTGGGTTTAGTTTATATACATTCAGCTATTCTACATGGGAAGGTCCACTGATCTACTTTGAGGATCTTTATGTGAAAAAGACACACCGAA GGAAAAAAATCGCAACAGGCATAATGAAGAAACTAGCTGAG TTTGCTCAAGAACACAACTGCTGTAGGATAGCATGGAACTGTCCCAAAGATGCCGTAGCTGCTCTCAAGTTTTTTGAACAATTTGGGGTCGTACGACTACCTTTCTGGAAGAAAATGTACTTAGACAGACCAGCGATTGCAAACCTTCTTTCATAA